One Gemmatimonadota bacterium DNA window includes the following coding sequences:
- a CDS encoding sulfatase-like hydrolase/transferase has translation MAESRRPNLLFIMDDQHRHDYLSAAGASFLNTPNLDRLARRGIRFTQCITNAPVCAPARIGLASGYQPARLGCFDNNCYLPRHITPYYARLRDAGYRVGCVGKLDLAKPDPYNGRRGDRPRVFGWGFTHPVECEGKMHAGMADEPRGPYGFWLEEQGLFDAFRADYAARQARGWIGGTSHDSVLPTEAFEDVYIGRRAAEWIDEVPDDYPWHLFVSFVGPHDPFDPPAEYAERYRDADVPPAVQSGHEGSGREGGGCDGKPDWVNARRRDLSDEEVAITRRQYCAAIELIDDQVGRIIEAVERRGMGEDTVVVFASDHGEMLGDHGLYTKSVPYEAALRVPLIAAGPGIPGGRTSDALVELIDVNPTLCALADLPAQERLDAQDLGPVLAGERTTHREEAASALREFRLVRTAERKLVAHHTGEVELYDLESDPDELENVADDRPEEVAALRRRLRRRFHFPP, from the coding sequence ATGGCCGAATCCAGACGCCCCAACCTGCTCTTCATCATGGACGACCAGCATCGCCACGACTACCTGTCGGCCGCGGGCGCGTCCTTCCTGAACACGCCGAACCTGGACCGCCTGGCGAGACGCGGGATCCGGTTCACGCAATGCATCACCAATGCCCCGGTCTGCGCCCCCGCGCGCATCGGCCTGGCCAGCGGATACCAGCCCGCGCGGCTGGGATGTTTCGACAACAACTGCTACCTGCCGCGGCATATCACGCCCTATTACGCCCGGCTGCGGGACGCGGGGTACCGGGTCGGTTGCGTAGGCAAGCTGGACCTGGCCAAGCCGGACCCCTACAACGGCCGCCGCGGCGACCGGCCCCGGGTCTTCGGCTGGGGATTCACCCATCCCGTGGAGTGCGAGGGAAAGATGCACGCGGGCATGGCGGATGAACCACGGGGACCCTACGGCTTCTGGCTGGAGGAGCAGGGGCTGTTCGACGCGTTCCGGGCGGATTACGCGGCCCGCCAGGCGCGGGGTTGGATCGGAGGCACATCCCACGACTCGGTGCTGCCTACCGAGGCCTTCGAGGACGTCTACATCGGCCGGCGCGCCGCCGAATGGATCGACGAAGTGCCCGACGATTACCCGTGGCACCTCTTCGTGAGCTTCGTGGGTCCCCACGACCCCTTCGATCCGCCTGCCGAATACGCCGAACGTTACCGGGACGCCGATGTGCCGCCCGCCGTGCAAAGCGGGCACGAGGGTAGCGGGCGCGAGGGTGGCGGATGCGATGGAAAACCGGACTGGGTCAACGCGCGGCGGCGCGATCTTTCAGATGAAGAAGTCGCCATCACCCGCCGACAGTACTGTGCGGCCATCGAACTGATCGACGACCAGGTGGGCCGGATCATCGAAGCGGTTGAACGGCGGGGCATGGGGGAGGACACCGTGGTCGTCTTCGCCAGTGACCACGGCGAGATGCTGGGCGATCACGGGCTGTACACCAAGTCCGTGCCCTACGAGGCGGCCCTGCGCGTGCCCCTGATCGCCGCCGGACCGGGCATACCGGGCGGACGGACGTCCGACGCCCTCGTGGAACTGATCGATGTCAATCCCACGTTGTGCGCGCTGGCGGACCTGCCCGCCCAGGAAAGGCTCGACGCGCAAGACCTGGGCCCCGTGCTCGCGGGGGAACGGACGACGCACCGGGAGGAGGCGGCCAGTGCGCTGCGGGAGTTCAGGCTGGTGCGGACCGCGGAACGCAAGCTGGTGGCGCACCACACCGGCGAGGTCGAACTGTATGACCTGGAAAGCGATCCGGATGAGTTGGAGAACGTGGCGGACGACCGGCCCGAAGAGGTCGCGGCGCTGCGGAGGCGGTTGCGCCGGCGGTTTCACTTCCCGCCCTGA
- a CDS encoding pyridoxal-phosphate dependent enzyme, protein MLKLYDRDAAQELRHLLGRFTRAPVAHLPTPLQDCPRLGEALGGPRIFIKRDDMTGLAMGGNKARQFTYSLGPALENGCDYLVHGSDSQSNQSAQTAAAAARLGMKSIVVIPRDHRSYPVSGNLLLNHLMADQIKYVFPLTVKDELKKQIDELESKGSKAYDTSSDGAILRAVAYVDAVLELCEQLAQRSITPRAIYTSSMTHTIVGLVVGLRAVSASFKAVGLNYWVGDDREMQERLAPVANECASVIGLKHTFTPDDFDVSCAFAKPDFGEPSRTSLETMRLVAQTEGIVLDPVYTAKAMDGLAIHIREGRFQTDDSVVFLHTGGTPAVFAYGDELFG, encoded by the coding sequence ATATTGAAGTTGTACGACCGTGACGCCGCGCAGGAACTGCGTCACCTTCTGGGCAGGTTCACCCGAGCGCCGGTGGCCCACCTGCCCACTCCGCTACAGGACTGTCCTCGCCTCGGGGAGGCCCTCGGGGGCCCCCGCATATTCATCAAACGCGATGACATGACCGGACTGGCCATGGGCGGAAACAAGGCCCGCCAGTTCACCTACTCGCTGGGTCCCGCCCTCGAGAACGGGTGCGACTACCTGGTCCACGGCTCCGATTCCCAGTCCAACCAGTCCGCGCAGACCGCGGCGGCCGCCGCCCGGCTGGGCATGAAGTCCATCGTGGTCATCCCGCGGGACCACCGATCCTATCCCGTTTCCGGCAACCTGCTGCTCAACCACCTCATGGCGGACCAGATCAAGTACGTCTTTCCCCTGACCGTGAAGGACGAGTTGAAAAAGCAGATCGACGAGCTGGAATCCAAGGGATCGAAGGCTTACGACACGAGCAGCGACGGCGCGATCCTGCGTGCCGTGGCCTACGTCGATGCCGTACTCGAACTGTGCGAACAACTCGCGCAGCGGAGCATAACGCCAAGGGCCATCTATACGAGTTCCATGACCCATACCATCGTAGGGCTGGTAGTCGGACTGCGCGCCGTCTCCGCCAGCTTCAAGGCCGTCGGGCTCAACTACTGGGTGGGAGACGACCGGGAGATGCAGGAACGTCTCGCGCCCGTGGCCAACGAATGCGCCTCGGTCATCGGACTGAAACACACTTTCACACCGGACGATTTCGATGTCTCCTGCGCGTTCGCCAAACCGGATTTCGGCGAACCGTCGCGAACCAGTCTCGAAACCATGCGCCTTGTGGCGCAGACCGAGGGCATCGTACTCGACCCGGTTTACACGGCCAAGGCCATGGACGGCCTGGCCATACACATCCGCGAGGGGCGGTTCCAGACGGACGATTCCGTCGTATTCCTTCACACGGGAGGAACGCCCGCCGTATTCGCCTACGGAGACGAGCTCTTCGGTTGA
- a CDS encoding phytanoyl-CoA dioxygenase family protein, translating into MTEAEFESHVLDLKVEGYTILADQLTPAECAEARKELETRYPDRERGSFEWLFNKARVFERFYQLSDLLQLVRHFLGSDALLSAVYGSVVVPGEGGHGLHSDSGITGHNREASMPDADEGRRITSHSIALNVIFCLSPFTETNGATEFVPGSHRYEYLNVPESAYDNARTAVAPEGSLVLFDVNTWHGTTKNQTDQPRYAVLSPWRRRWTKCEYEMARVVKPDVLERAGEDGPVIFGFQAQSPYTELWQWDREEGGPKPEFSHLRRD; encoded by the coding sequence ATGACAGAGGCGGAATTCGAAAGCCACGTACTGGACCTCAAAGTCGAGGGGTATACCATCCTGGCGGACCAGCTGACGCCGGCCGAGTGCGCCGAGGCGCGAAAGGAACTGGAAACCCGTTATCCCGACCGGGAACGGGGCAGTTTCGAGTGGCTGTTCAACAAGGCGCGGGTCTTCGAACGGTTCTACCAGTTGTCCGACCTGTTGCAACTGGTGCGCCACTTCTTGGGTTCCGACGCGCTCCTGAGCGCCGTGTACGGGTCGGTGGTTGTGCCCGGCGAAGGCGGTCACGGCCTGCATTCCGACAGCGGCATAACCGGACACAACCGCGAGGCGTCCATGCCCGACGCCGACGAAGGCCGGCGGATCACCAGCCATTCGATCGCGCTGAACGTGATCTTCTGCCTGAGTCCCTTCACCGAGACCAACGGCGCCACCGAGTTCGTCCCCGGCAGCCACCGGTACGAGTACCTGAACGTGCCCGAATCGGCCTACGACAACGCCCGGACCGCCGTCGCGCCGGAAGGATCGCTGGTACTCTTCGATGTGAATACCTGGCACGGCACGACGAAGAACCAGACCGACCAGCCGCGCTACGCAGTGTTGAGTCCCTGGCGCCGGCGCTGGACGAAGTGCGAATACGAGATGGCCCGCGTGGTGAAGCCCGACGTGCTCGAACGGGCAGGCGAGGACGGACCGGTCATCTTCGGTTTCCAGGCCCAGTCCCCCTACACGGAACTCTGGCAGTGGGATCGGGAAGAAGGCGGTCCGAAACCGGAGTTCAGCCACCTGCGGCGGGACTGA
- a CDS encoding mandelate racemase/muconate lactonizing enzyme family protein, protein MKITDVKVHLVESWRKTRDIGSPWIFVQVHTDEGVVGLGDATNWPGGTIIAQSVEELGKLIIGEDPFHIEYLYHRMYYALEQIGQTGAVIAAVSGIEIALWDIVGKVTGQPIYNLIGGPCRDRIRFYSHASNPEECAALAEKGVTAIKAYFPADPMVKGERIDSPRSVTLREEKLALEHMRRCREAVGDEVDLCTDVGCRYTTSAAIRIGNRLEEIGLLFYEEPVHPENIDALARVTASVNVPVCVGERRYTRFGFRDLIAAQAVDMIMPDVVRTGGIMETKKIAAMAESYYMQVSPHNPNSALSTTASLHVMANIPNALVLEFVDEKWDAPWRDDLLTDPPVVESGYFRLPEKPGLGTELNMDVVEKYRFKG, encoded by the coding sequence TTGAAAATCACCGACGTGAAAGTGCACCTGGTGGAGTCCTGGCGCAAAACCAGGGACATAGGATCGCCGTGGATCTTCGTCCAGGTCCACACCGACGAGGGCGTCGTAGGCCTGGGGGACGCCACCAACTGGCCGGGCGGTACGATCATCGCCCAATCCGTGGAGGAACTGGGCAAGCTCATCATCGGTGAGGATCCCTTCCACATCGAGTACCTGTACCATCGCATGTACTACGCGCTGGAGCAGATCGGGCAGACCGGCGCGGTCATCGCGGCCGTCAGCGGCATCGAGATCGCCCTGTGGGACATCGTGGGCAAGGTCACCGGGCAGCCCATCTACAATCTCATCGGCGGACCGTGCCGGGACCGCATCCGGTTCTACAGCCACGCGTCCAACCCGGAGGAATGCGCGGCGCTGGCCGAGAAGGGCGTTACCGCCATCAAGGCGTACTTCCCCGCCGATCCGATGGTCAAAGGTGAACGAATTGACTCACCCCGGTCCGTTACGCTGCGGGAAGAGAAGCTCGCCCTGGAACACATGCGCCGGTGCCGTGAGGCCGTGGGCGACGAGGTGGACCTCTGCACCGACGTGGGATGCCGGTACACCACGAGCGCCGCGATCCGCATCGGCAACCGGCTGGAGGAGATCGGCCTGCTGTTCTACGAGGAGCCCGTCCACCCGGAGAACATCGACGCCCTGGCCCGGGTGACGGCGTCGGTCAACGTGCCCGTATGCGTGGGCGAGCGCCGGTACACGCGCTTCGGCTTCCGGGACCTGATCGCCGCCCAGGCCGTCGACATGATCATGCCGGACGTAGTGCGCACGGGCGGCATTATGGAGACCAAGAAGATCGCCGCCATGGCCGAAAGCTACTACATGCAGGTCTCGCCCCATAATCCGAACAGCGCCCTGTCGACGACGGCAAGCCTGCACGTCATGGCCAACATCCCGAACGCCCTGGTGCTCGAGTTCGTGGACGAAAAGTGGGACGCTCCCTGGCGCGACGACCTGCTGACCGATCCGCCGGTCGTGGAAAGCGGCTACTTCCGGCTTCCCGAGAAACCCGGGCTGGGGACAGAGCTGAACATGGACGTCGTGGAGAAGTATCGATTCAAAGGTTGA
- a CDS encoding sulfatase, with protein MKASSPPNVLIVLSDQLRRQALSTYGDPNIVTPHVDALAGRGVRFEHASSTCPICVPFRFTLMTGLYAHDRKVPAIEYRMSPAERTLADEFNEAGYETIYTGKWHLDGGHGRMGSAVQCGRTAVKKAYRGRWRKWMGFELRNGPFDTYYFEDDDPVPRPVEGYQTDGLFDLAMDYLEHRDPSRPFCMVISVEPPHDPFEAPEALMRSWEAMDIVLPPNVEATDAEATERFMLNRKRYYAMVENLDWNMGRLGAFLLRTGLHGETVVLFMADHGELGGAHGLRGKQWPYEESTGIPLIVADPRHPDRAGAVVEDPVSTEDLFPTILGLAGLKPRDTLPGENLAPLINGSVSGLDREGVLLEFVAEQRMGVAFHDWVWRGFRTARYKYTVRGDNHGGRPWQFFDLAADPWEQRNLVEDPAYRAEIMRHHDLLRQRMKETDDHFVLLPAFGREGLNTWD; from the coding sequence ATGAAGGCTTCATCACCGCCCAATGTGCTGATCGTCCTGAGTGATCAACTGCGGCGGCAGGCCCTGTCCACCTACGGGGACCCGAACATCGTCACACCCCACGTCGACGCCCTGGCCGGCCGGGGCGTGCGCTTCGAGCACGCCAGCTCGACCTGCCCCATCTGCGTCCCCTTCCGCTTTACTCTCATGACGGGCCTGTACGCCCACGACCGGAAGGTCCCCGCGATCGAATACAGGATGTCTCCGGCGGAACGGACCCTGGCCGACGAGTTCAACGAAGCGGGGTACGAAACGATCTATACGGGGAAATGGCATCTCGACGGCGGCCACGGACGCATGGGATCCGCTGTCCAGTGCGGCAGGACGGCCGTAAAGAAGGCATACCGGGGCCGGTGGCGGAAATGGATGGGCTTCGAGCTCAGGAACGGCCCCTTCGACACTTATTACTTCGAGGACGATGACCCGGTGCCCAGGCCGGTCGAAGGATACCAGACCGACGGACTCTTCGACCTCGCCATGGACTACCTCGAGCACCGGGACCCGTCCCGTCCTTTCTGCATGGTGATCTCCGTCGAACCGCCGCATGATCCCTTTGAGGCGCCGGAGGCCCTGATGCGCAGCTGGGAGGCAATGGACATCGTGCTGCCGCCCAACGTGGAGGCGACCGACGCCGAGGCCACGGAACGGTTCATGCTCAACCGGAAGCGGTACTACGCCATGGTCGAGAACCTGGACTGGAACATGGGCCGCCTGGGCGCCTTCCTTCTGCGTACCGGGCTGCACGGCGAGACCGTTGTGCTGTTTATGGCGGACCACGGAGAGCTCGGCGGCGCCCATGGTCTTCGGGGGAAGCAGTGGCCCTACGAAGAGTCCACGGGGATTCCCCTCATCGTGGCGGACCCCCGTCACCCGGACCGGGCCGGTGCCGTGGTCGAGGACCCGGTCTCCACCGAGGATCTGTTCCCCACCATCCTGGGCCTCGCCGGGCTGAAGCCTAGAGACACCCTGCCCGGCGAGAACCTGGCCCCGCTGATTAACGGCAGTGTCAGCGGCCTGGACCGGGAAGGCGTCCTGCTGGAATTCGTGGCGGAACAGCGGATGGGCGTCGCCTTCCACGACTGGGTGTGGCGCGGGTTCCGTACCGCCCGGTATAAATACACCGTACGCGGCGACAACCACGGAGGCAGGCCCTGGCAGTTCTTCGATCTTGCAGCGGACCCATGGGAGCAGCGGAATCTCGTGGAGGATCCGGCGTACCGGGCGGAGATCATGCGGCACCACGACCTGCTACGACAGCGGATGAAGGAAACCGATGATCACTTCGTTCTTCTTCCGGCATTCGGAAGAGAAGGACTGAACACCTGGGATTGA
- a CDS encoding phytanoyl-CoA dioxygenase family protein: MAEIRPTMTDDDVMDFVANGYVVLDEMVDADFNERCRNLQQGPAKETVGSPDFIREVLLHPRLAGVIRSLLGPNFLMPTGGHHHLIDQPVSGQDWHSDGISGLGYEINELQCYYYPQDVNIEDGPTMILPGSHCRAVNRDALAHYGDLAGQLSLVVKAGTVAITRYGIWHRAGPKLNHKPRSMIKFSYFRNADPRRRDWLIDSEEIPAYRDRPAAPYTSGVESYRDLRRRIHTWNWLCGLSEEESMAHDRWRPAYETGTQPVEEVVLQ; this comes from the coding sequence ATGGCGGAGATCAGACCGACGATGACCGATGACGACGTGATGGATTTCGTGGCCAATGGATACGTCGTGCTCGACGAGATGGTGGATGCCGATTTCAACGAGCGGTGCCGCAACTTGCAACAAGGCCCCGCGAAGGAAACGGTCGGTTCACCCGATTTCATCCGCGAAGTGCTGCTCCATCCCCGGTTGGCCGGCGTAATTCGTTCGCTCCTCGGTCCCAACTTCCTCATGCCGACGGGGGGACATCACCATCTCATAGACCAGCCGGTCTCGGGACAGGACTGGCATTCGGACGGCATATCCGGCCTTGGATACGAGATCAACGAACTCCAGTGCTACTACTATCCGCAGGACGTGAACATCGAAGACGGTCCGACCATGATCCTGCCCGGTTCCCACTGCCGGGCGGTCAACCGCGACGCCCTGGCCCACTACGGCGATCTTGCCGGCCAGCTTTCGCTCGTCGTGAAGGCCGGCACCGTGGCCATTACCCGGTACGGCATCTGGCACCGGGCCGGCCCCAAGCTCAATCACAAGCCCCGCAGCATGATCAAGTTCTCCTACTTCCGCAATGCGGATCCGCGACGGCGTGACTGGCTGATCGATTCGGAAGAAATCCCCGCGTACCGGGATCGCCCTGCCGCGCCCTACACGAGCGGGGTGGAATCCTACCGGGACCTGAGGCGCCGCATCCACACCTGGAACTGGCTGTGTGGGCTGAGCGAGGAAGAGTCCATGGCCCACGACCGGTGGCGGCCCGCCTACGAGACCGGCACGCAGCCCGTAGAAGAAGTGGTCCTGCAGTAA
- a CDS encoding phytanoyl-CoA dioxygenase family protein: MSNAHLLNAQQIAYFKLNGYLVLKNVFDEATLEAWRRQIWRALGGCLEDPATWPRETSGLDGYEYDPPESALVHHPRMMSIIDQLSGGHFVAGDGIPIIRWPEPERTFEMPQTGHIDAYGGRWLPFMIGATTYLYDVEPGGGALIYWPGSHHAAHRYFQEHPSHVDGSFLEIEGFSWDVFCDNPATGGREFTAKAGDVVLWHSYLTHNGSENTSHSPRFALFARWNHEKHLEQAFRYEIPEDLWKYWAV; this comes from the coding sequence ATGTCCAACGCACATCTCCTGAACGCCCAGCAGATCGCCTACTTCAAGCTGAACGGCTACCTGGTGCTGAAGAACGTGTTCGACGAGGCGACCCTGGAGGCCTGGCGGCGGCAGATCTGGCGGGCACTCGGTGGCTGCCTGGAGGATCCCGCGACCTGGCCCAGGGAGACGAGCGGTCTCGACGGTTACGAATACGATCCGCCCGAATCGGCCCTCGTACACCACCCCCGCATGATGTCGATCATCGACCAGCTCAGCGGGGGACACTTCGTCGCGGGCGACGGCATACCGATCATTCGCTGGCCCGAACCGGAGCGGACGTTCGAGATGCCCCAAACGGGACATATCGATGCCTACGGCGGACGCTGGCTGCCCTTCATGATCGGCGCGACGACTTATCTGTACGACGTGGAACCCGGCGGCGGCGCCCTCATCTACTGGCCGGGAAGCCATCACGCCGCCCACCGGTATTTCCAGGAACATCCTTCACATGTGGATGGCAGTTTCCTGGAGATCGAGGGATTCTCCTGGGATGTGTTCTGCGACAATCCGGCCACCGGCGGCCGGGAATTCACCGCGAAGGCCGGCGATGTGGTGCTGTGGCATTCCTACCTGACCCACAACGGGTCGGAGAACACCAGCCATTCGCCGCGTTTCGCCCTGTTCGCCCGATGGAACCATGAGAAACACCTGGAGCAGGCCTTCCGGTACGAGATTCCCGAAGACCTGTGGAAGTACTGGGCCGTGTGA
- a CDS encoding cupin domain-containing protein has product MLITHTRREEMHLGVSHGGAAASYFNPGFDGTAFESPWGFIHSVIFPPGSGIGEHSHTYAEEIFVTIDNAMQFTHNGRTAEVVGGAAVPLRSGESHAIYNHTDRDTWFFNFHCVDTVREPKHEDFDDPRREVELESTDRLPIGRFDRSLLRPRKHHGGRGEVLYRQIWGSRDFQTNFEYLCHVLLPPGTSVGYHRHDLVEEAYMIMNGRGLITVNDETEEVVRGDAVPNLIGSAHGIFNHSDEDLELFVVGVSLEKGRVDATDLGDDLAGR; this is encoded by the coding sequence ATGCTGATCACCCACACCAGACGGGAAGAGATGCACCTCGGCGTGAGCCACGGCGGTGCCGCGGCGAGCTATTTCAACCCCGGGTTCGATGGGACGGCATTCGAGTCTCCCTGGGGATTCATCCACTCCGTGATCTTCCCGCCCGGCAGCGGCATCGGCGAACACAGCCACACCTACGCGGAAGAGATCTTCGTCACCATCGACAACGCCATGCAGTTCACCCACAACGGCCGCACGGCCGAAGTCGTCGGCGGCGCCGCGGTGCCCCTGCGGTCGGGCGAGTCCCACGCCATCTACAACCACACGGACCGGGATACCTGGTTCTTCAATTTCCATTGCGTCGATACGGTCCGCGAACCGAAGCACGAGGACTTCGACGACCCGCGCAGAGAGGTCGAGTTGGAGTCTACGGACCGCCTGCCCATCGGCCGTTTCGACCGTTCCTTGCTCAGGCCTCGGAAGCACCACGGGGGCCGGGGCGAAGTGCTGTACCGCCAGATCTGGGGAAGCCGGGATTTCCAGACAAATTTCGAGTATCTCTGCCACGTCCTGCTGCCACCCGGTACTTCGGTAGGGTACCACCGGCACGATCTCGTGGAAGAAGCCTACATGATCATGAACGGCCGCGGCCTGATCACCGTGAATGACGAGACCGAGGAGGTGGTTCGTGGGGATGCCGTTCCCAACCTGATCGGGAGCGCCCACGGCATCTTCAACCACTCGGACGAGGACCTCGAACTATTCGTCGTCGGCGTGAGCCTGGAAAAGGGCAGAGTGGACGCGACCGACCTGGGCGACGACCTGGCCGGACGTTAG
- a CDS encoding cupin, with product MQLHDDKQANRADNIQGAEIRLPSEDLTADLGFFMKTLGFRMDKIYPADYPTVSVLSGHGLTIRLEQDASEPPGTLRILCRDPAALAGGQTELTAPNGTRIEIVQADPPLEIPETQHAFLVRRLKDNTPWVIGRAGMHYRDLVPGRLGGSIIASHIRIPDAGPVPDVVHYHTVGFQLIFAYRGEVKLVYEDQGPPFMLKAGDCVIQPPEIRHRVLESSENLQVIEIGVPADHVTTIDHVVELPTGVLNPDRVFGGQTFCRSELKDAVWEPWRLDGFEARETGIGEATGGVASVQVARVTDGADGRSTASGELVTSHTGDILFTFVMEGEVTLNGENQVSHKLEAGDAYVIPPHTKTSLTDRSDDLELLEVALPARFDTIVHGDVNLA from the coding sequence ATGCAACTGCATGACGACAAACAGGCCAACCGCGCGGACAACATCCAGGGCGCCGAGATCCGGCTGCCGTCCGAGGACCTGACCGCGGACCTGGGCTTCTTCATGAAGACCCTCGGGTTCCGCATGGACAAGATCTACCCCGCCGACTACCCGACGGTCTCCGTCCTCTCCGGCCACGGACTCACCATCCGGCTGGAGCAGGATGCCTCCGAACCGCCGGGCACGCTGCGGATCCTGTGCCGCGATCCGGCGGCCCTCGCTGGCGGACAGACTGAACTCACCGCGCCGAACGGCACCCGAATCGAGATCGTGCAAGCCGATCCGCCGCTGGAAATACCCGAGACGCAACATGCCTTCCTCGTGCGGCGCCTTAAGGACAACACACCCTGGGTGATCGGCCGCGCGGGCATGCACTACCGCGACCTGGTGCCCGGCCGCCTGGGTGGCAGCATTATCGCCTCGCATATCCGGATCCCCGACGCGGGTCCCGTTCCCGACGTCGTGCACTACCACACCGTGGGATTCCAGCTGATCTTCGCCTATCGGGGCGAGGTGAAACTCGTCTACGAGGACCAGGGACCGCCCTTCATGCTCAAGGCGGGCGACTGCGTGATCCAGCCCCCGGAGATCCGGCACCGCGTGCTCGAATCGTCCGAGAACCTCCAGGTGATTGAGATCGGCGTCCCGGCCGACCACGTGACCACCATCGATCACGTGGTCGAGTTGCCCACCGGGGTACTGAATCCCGATCGCGTCTTCGGCGGTCAGACTTTCTGCCGCTCCGAGCTCAAGGACGCGGTGTGGGAACCTTGGAGACTGGACGGATTCGAGGCGAGGGAAACGGGAATCGGCGAGGCAACGGGCGGCGTGGCCTCGGTGCAGGTCGCGCGGGTGACGGATGGCGCGGACGGCCGCTCCACTGCCAGCGGCGAACTGGTCACGAGCCACACGGGCGATATCCTCTTTACTTTCGTCATGGAAGGGGAGGTGACGCTGAACGGGGAAAACCAGGTCTCCCACAAGCTGGAGGCGGGGGACGCCTACGTCATTCCGCCCCACACGAAGACGTCGCTCACGGACCGCTCGGACGACCTCGAACTCCTCGAGGTAGCGCTTCCCGCTCGGTTCGACACCATCGTGCACGGGGACGTAAACCTGGCCTGA
- a CDS encoding phytanoyl-CoA dioxygenase family protein translates to MTRPDDLDIYLFDLQGFLHLEQALTKAEVAELNACLDAIPPLSPGEWHGYVHAHTYGTVDGLNLQQIYEAGAPFEALIDHPSWIDRVKHFVGGEGTFDYAHGPLFIDENFANFREPGEAIGLHSGGYPPIMRNGFRYHGGRFMCGQINVLIALTDIGPGDGATMVIPGSHKSNFTHPDFARHAMKPKGASVEGIAASVELFMEAGDALLFVDGISHGSAMRRNADTRRIVVYRYGPSWGNFRHGYQPSPELLERLTTEQRQIVSPQKASPDGAPYGGPGLD, encoded by the coding sequence ATGACCAGACCGGACGACCTGGACATCTACCTGTTCGACCTGCAGGGCTTCCTCCACCTGGAGCAGGCGCTGACGAAGGCCGAGGTGGCGGAACTGAACGCCTGCCTGGACGCGATCCCGCCCCTGTCTCCCGGTGAGTGGCACGGCTACGTCCACGCCCACACCTACGGCACCGTGGACGGCCTGAACCTGCAGCAGATATACGAGGCGGGCGCCCCGTTCGAAGCGCTGATCGACCATCCGTCCTGGATCGACAGGGTCAAGCACTTCGTGGGCGGAGAGGGTACCTTCGACTACGCCCACGGCCCCCTGTTCATCGACGAGAATTTCGCGAATTTCCGGGAACCGGGCGAGGCGATCGGACTGCACTCCGGGGGATACCCGCCCATCATGCGCAACGGATTCCGCTACCACGGCGGCCGGTTCATGTGCGGCCAGATCAACGTGCTGATCGCGCTGACCGATATAGGACCCGGCGACGGCGCCACCATGGTCATCCCCGGCAGCCACAAGTCCAACTTCACCCACCCCGATTTCGCCCGCCACGCCATGAAGCCGAAGGGCGCCTCCGTAGAAGGCATCGCCGCTTCGGTGGAACTGTTCATGGAAGCCGGCGACGCGTTGCTCTTCGTGGACGGTATCTCCCATGGTTCGGCCATGCGGCGGAACGCGGACACCCGTCGTATCGTGGTCTACCGGTACGGACCGTCTTGGGGCAACTTCCGCCACGGTTACCAGCCGTCTCCCGAACTGCTGGAACGCCTTACCACGGAACAGCGGCAAATCGTCTCACCGCAAAAGGCCTCGCCCGATGGCGCGCCCTACGGCGGGCCCGGCCTGGACTAG